The genomic DNA GTTGCGCAGCACCACATCGAACGGCGTCTTCAGACCCTCGCGCACCCAGTGGGTCGCGATATGGATGTTGGAACCGAGCAGGCCACTGGCGATCAGGTCGAGGTCGACGCCGCGCGAAGCGGCGTCCGGAAACAGCTGATCGATGAAGCGGCGGGTCAGCTCCATGTACTCGCGGGTGATCTGGCCGGAGATCTGCTGCACGTCATGACTGATGCTGATCGCATCGATCAGCATCACCCGCGCGCGTCGGGGATCGTCCCGGATGAACTCGAGCAGCACGCGCAGGGCAGCGCCAGCCAACACGTCGATCCGGCCGCTGCTGTCCGAGGTGCTGCTGTTGGTATTCGCCGCGATCAAGGCGGCAAGCGTGGCCTGCTTCAGCTGGCCGTTCAGCTGCAGGTACAGCGCGCTGAACAGCGCTTCCAGGCTTTTGAAGGATTCGTAGAAGTAGCGTTCGGTAAGCCCGGCGCCGGCACAGATTTCCCGAACCGTCACCGCGTGGAAGCCGCGGGTGCCGAAGGCTTCCAGCGCGGCCACCAGCAGCAGCGCCCGGCGCTGGGCGACGCGATCCTGCATCGGCAGGCCTTTCATCGGCCGCAGTTTCGGTGTCGAGATCGGGGCAGCGATCCGACGTCTCGGAGAGAGTTGATTTTCTTTCATGGCGACATATTGACATCAAACGTTGTCAAAAGTTAGATTGACAACGTGCATTGTCAAACACGAGGAAAGAACAGATGGCGTACGACGCGGGCAAACCGAACGAGAACAAGCAGATCCTGATCATCGGCAGCGGCTTCGCCGGCCTGTGCATGGCGATCAAGCTGCGCGAACAGGGCATCGAAGACTTCCAGATCCTGGAGCGCGGCGACGATGTCGGCGGCACCTGGCGCGACAACCATTACCCGGGCTGCGCCTGCGACGTGCAGTCGCACCTCTATTCGTTCTCGTTCGAACCGAACCCGGAGTGGACGCGGATGTTCGCGCGCCAGCCGGAGATCAAGGCCTATCTCGAAAAGTGCGCCGCGAAGTACGATCTGCGCCGCCACATCGTGTTCGGCGCCAACGTCCAGAACGCCCGTTATGACGAAGCCGCTGCGACCTGGACGGTGAAGACCGCCGACGGCCGCAGCTTCAGCGGCCGCGTGCTGGTGTCCGGCATGGGTGGCCTGTCGAATCCGGCGATGCCGAACGTCAAGGGCCTGAACTCTTTCAAGGGCAAGGCCTTCCATTCGGCGCACTGGGATCATAGCTACGACCTCACCGACAAGCGCGTGGCCGTGATCGGCACCGGCGCCAGCGCCATCCAGTTCGTGCCACAGATCCAGAAAACGGCGAAGCGCGTCGACCTCTACCAGCGCACCGCGCCGTGGATCATGCCGAAGCCGGATCGCGAGATCGGCCCGACTGAGCGCCGCCTGTACAAGGCGCTGCCGGCGCTGCAGAACGCTTACCGCACGGCGATCTACTGGATGCTGGAATCACGGGTGCTTGGCTTTGCCGTCAACCCGAAGCTGATGACGATGGTCGAAGGTGTTGCCCGTGGTCACATCAAGCGCCAGATCAAGGACCCGGCGCTGCGCATCAAGGTCACGCCGGATTACACGATCGGCTGCAAGCGCATCCTGATTTCCAATGATTACTACCCGGCGCTGGCTCAGGCCAATGTCGAAGTGATCACCAACGACATCGTCGAAGTACGCGCCAACTCGGTGGTCGACAGCGCCGGCAACGAGCGTGCGGTTGACGCGATCATCTACGGCACCGGCTTCAAGGCGCAGGACCCGATGCCGCGCGGCACCGTGTTCGGCACCGGCGGCGTCGATCTGCTCGATGCCTGGAAGACGGGCCCCGAGGCCTACCTCGGCCTGTCGGTCGCCGGCTTCCCGAACTTCTTCATGCTGGTCGGCCCGAACACCGGCCTCGGTCACAACTCGATGGTGTTCATGATCGAGTCGCAGGTCGCCTACGTGATGGACGCGCTGAAGACCATGCGCAAGCAGAAGCTGCGCGCCGTCGACGTCAAGCCGGATGCGCAGGTGACGTTCAACAAGGGCATTCAGGGACAGCTCTCGAAGACAGTCTGGACCTCCGGCTGCAAGAGCTGGTACGTCGACGCCAACGGCAAGAACACCACGCTGTGGCCCGGCTTCACCTTCATCTACCGCGGCAAGACGCGCCGCTTCCCGGCGACCGCCTACCGGCTGGAACGCGATAGCACGACAGTTGCCGCCTGATCCATCACGCCTGCAAGAACAACCAAAAGAACGAGAAAAGACACGATGAAATCATTTGCCAACAAGGTCGCCGCGATCACCGGCGCAGCGTCCGGCATGGGCCGCGAACTGGCGCTGGAACTGGCCGCCAAGGGCTGTGCGCTGAGCCTGTCCGACGTCAACACCAAGGGTCTGGAAGAGACCGCGAAAATGGCCAAGGCCAAGGGTGTGAAAGTCACCACTGCCAAGCTCGACGTTGCCAGCCGCGAGGCGGTCTACGCCTGGGCCGAGCAGACCGCCAAGGATCACGGCGGCGTCAACCTGATCTTCAACAACGCCGGCGTCGCACTCAATGCGCCGCTGGACGCGATCTCCCAGAAGGATTTCGAGTGGATCGTCGACATCAACTTCTGGGGCGTGGTCTACGGCAGCCAGGCGTTCCTGCCGTACCTGAAGGCCAGCGGTGACGGCCACATCATCAACACCTCGAGCCTGTTCGGCCTGATCGGCACGCCGGGCACCGGCGCCTACTCGGCCACCAAGTTCGCGGTGCGCGGCTACACCGAATCCCTGCGCATCGAGCTGGACATGATGAACTGCGGCGTCAGCGCCACCTGTGTGCATCCGGGCGGCATCCGCACCGAGATCAACCGCAGCGCCCGCATCGCCGAAGGCACCGAAAAGCTGTTCGGCGTCAGCGGTGAAAAGGCGCGGGACAAGTTCGACAAGCTGCTTAACCTCACCTCGGCGAACAAGGCAGCGCGGATCATCCTGCGGGCGGTGGAGAAGAACTCACGCCGCGTGGTCGTCGGCCCGGATGCCAAGTTCATGGACATTCTCGTGCGTCTGCTCGGCTCGGCCTACCAGCCGCTGATCGCTGCCAACACCAAGCGCATGCTGCGCTGACCGATTTGCGCGACTGCCGTCCTGAGTGACGGCAGTCGCGCAGCCGCTAAACTGCCGGCATGAGCACCAACAAGACGCCGGACCGGTCGAAGCTCGACCAGATCATCATCGACACCCGGCGCAATGCCGACGCCCGCGAACTCGGCTACCGGGAGCAGGCGCTGAAGTTGTATCCCTGGGTCTGCGGCCGCTGCGCCCGCACCTTCGAACGCGCCAACCTGCGCGAACTGACCGTGCATCACCGCAACCACAACCACGACGACAATCCGTCCGATGGCAGCAACTGGGAACTGCTTTGCCTGTACTGCCACGACAACGAACATCAGCGCTATATCGACAAGACCACGGTCGGCAACGCCAAGGACAAGCTGTCGACCGGCAATCCGTTTGCCGATCTGAAGTCGCTGCTGAAGAAGTAGCGACTAGCGGGCTACGGCCTGCTCCGGCTCGATGACCCGAGCCAAAGCCCGGACGAAATCCGACTGCGTGATGATGCCGACCAGCTTGCTGTCGGCATCGACGATCGGCAGATGGTGATGACCATCGGCCGAGAACGAAGCGACGAGGTCGACGATCAGCCGATCCTCGCGGGCCACACGCACTCTGCGGGTCATGATCTGGCCGACCACTTCCGGCTTGGTCGATAGCAAGGTGCCGGTGCTGCGCACCAGTTCCTTCACTCGCTCGCCCAGCCCCTCGTGAGCATCGAGATTGGCCTGGCGCAGGAAATCCGCCTGGGTGACGATGCCGGCGATGCGGCCGCCACGATCGGTCACCGGCAGTGCTTTGACGTGATGCCGGCGCATCAGCGCCCAGGCGTCCTGCAAGCCATCGCCGAACTGCACCGTGACCGGCTCGCGCGACATGATGTCGGCGCAGCGCAGCCCGCCGAACAGGCGGTGGTAGGCATTCAGCTCGGTTTGGCGCAGCAGGCCTTCAAGGTCGTCGCGGCTGACGTCGAGCACCTCGTTGTAGCGGGCGAGGGCCTTGTCGAAATCCGCCGAATTGAAGCGTGACGGAATCTCGCCGGCCGGCGCTTTCGCCGGCTGTTGCGAGTGCGGATAGCGGCGGCCAGTTGCCCGGTGGAATGCGCTGCCTGCGAGCACCAGCAGCAAGGTATTGACAGCGACCGGGAACAGCGCGAAGCGGAAGTCATGAACCTGCAGCAGCACCGCGGTCAGCGCTACCGCGCCGCCCGGTGGATGCAGACAACGCAGGCTGAACATCGCGGCGATCGACAGGCTGGCGGCCAGTGCGGCGACCACGAAAGCCGGCTCGCCGATCCAGCGCACGCAGGCGATGCCGACCACTGCCGAAACCGTGTTGCCGGCGACGGCCGCCCAGGGCTGGGCCATCGGTCCCGCGGGTGCTGCGAACACCAGCACCGCCGAAGCGCCGAGCGAGGCGACCATCCAGACGCCATCGATGCCGGCAACGCCGGCCAGACTATGGCTCAGCAGCGCGGCGAGGCCGACACCGATCGCGGCACCGGCCACCACGCGCAGCCGCTCGCGTCCGGCCAGGGTCACCGGAGCCGGCAGCAGCGACAGGAAAACGTTCTTGATCGCTCCGGCCAGCGGAGCAGAAGGAGTGGGCGACGAGTTCATCCGCGCAGTTTATCGCGCGGGTCTCGTCGCCCCCCGTTGGCTTACAGCCCGTTCGGTCGCCGCAGATCCAGCGTGTGCGGATAGTCCGGGTTGATCTTTTCCTCGGCCGGCCAATACGGGTTCGGCGTGTGGCCGAACGGCGTGAAGCGGCTCAGGAAGCGCGCTTCGGCCTCGTAGGCGTTGACCGGGAAGGTTTCGTAATTGCGGCCGGCCGGGTGGGCGACGTGGTAGGTGCAACCAGCGACCGGACGCTTGTTCCAGGCGTCGTAGAGATCGAATACCAAAGGCGTATGGACGCCGATCGATGGATGCAACGCCGATGGCGGATGCCAGGCGCGATAGCGCAGGCCGGCCACGTATTCGCCCCTCACGCCGGTGTTCAGCAGCGGCAGGCGACGGCCACCGGCGGTGACGAAGTGACGGCCCTCGGTC from Nevskia ramosa DSM 11499 includes the following:
- a CDS encoding TetR/AcrR family transcriptional regulator, which translates into the protein MKGLPMQDRVAQRRALLLVAALEAFGTRGFHAVTVREICAGAGLTERYFYESFKSLEALFSALYLQLNGQLKQATLAALIAANTNSSTSDSSGRIDVLAGAALRVLLEFIRDDPRRARVMLIDAISISHDVQQISGQITREYMELTRRFIDQLFPDAASRGVDLDLIASGLLGSNIHIATHWVREGLKTPFDVVLRNCLAIYQALGAYWPKLAASTTPDKPTPAA
- a CDS encoding flavin-containing monooxygenase, with the translated sequence MAYDAGKPNENKQILIIGSGFAGLCMAIKLREQGIEDFQILERGDDVGGTWRDNHYPGCACDVQSHLYSFSFEPNPEWTRMFARQPEIKAYLEKCAAKYDLRRHIVFGANVQNARYDEAAATWTVKTADGRSFSGRVLVSGMGGLSNPAMPNVKGLNSFKGKAFHSAHWDHSYDLTDKRVAVIGTGASAIQFVPQIQKTAKRVDLYQRTAPWIMPKPDREIGPTERRLYKALPALQNAYRTAIYWMLESRVLGFAVNPKLMTMVEGVARGHIKRQIKDPALRIKVTPDYTIGCKRILISNDYYPALAQANVEVITNDIVEVRANSVVDSAGNERAVDAIIYGTGFKAQDPMPRGTVFGTGGVDLLDAWKTGPEAYLGLSVAGFPNFFMLVGPNTGLGHNSMVFMIESQVAYVMDALKTMRKQKLRAVDVKPDAQVTFNKGIQGQLSKTVWTSGCKSWYVDANGKNTTLWPGFTFIYRGKTRRFPATAYRLERDSTTVAA
- a CDS encoding SDR family NAD(P)-dependent oxidoreductase, whose translation is MKSFANKVAAITGAASGMGRELALELAAKGCALSLSDVNTKGLEETAKMAKAKGVKVTTAKLDVASREAVYAWAEQTAKDHGGVNLIFNNAGVALNAPLDAISQKDFEWIVDINFWGVVYGSQAFLPYLKASGDGHIINTSSLFGLIGTPGTGAYSATKFAVRGYTESLRIELDMMNCGVSATCVHPGGIRTEINRSARIAEGTEKLFGVSGEKARDKFDKLLNLTSANKAARIILRAVEKNSRRVVVGPDAKFMDILVRLLGSAYQPLIAANTKRMLR
- a CDS encoding YajD family HNH nuclease, giving the protein MSTNKTPDRSKLDQIIIDTRRNADARELGYREQALKLYPWVCGRCARTFERANLRELTVHHRNHNHDDNPSDGSNWELLCLYCHDNEHQRYIDKTTVGNAKDKLSTGNPFADLKSLLKK
- a CDS encoding HPP family protein, whose protein sequence is MNSSPTPSAPLAGAIKNVFLSLLPAPVTLAGRERLRVVAGAAIGVGLAALLSHSLAGVAGIDGVWMVASLGASAVLVFAAPAGPMAQPWAAVAGNTVSAVVGIACVRWIGEPAFVVAALAASLSIAAMFSLRCLHPPGGAVALTAVLLQVHDFRFALFPVAVNTLLLVLAGSAFHRATGRRYPHSQQPAKAPAGEIPSRFNSADFDKALARYNEVLDVSRDDLEGLLRQTELNAYHRLFGGLRCADIMSREPVTVQFGDGLQDAWALMRRHHVKALPVTDRGGRIAGIVTQADFLRQANLDAHEGLGERVKELVRSTGTLLSTKPEVVGQIMTRRVRVAREDRLIVDLVASFSADGHHHLPIVDADSKLVGIITQSDFVRALARVIEPEQAVAR